From one Sphingomonas sp. BT-65 genomic stretch:
- a CDS encoding GNAT family N-acetyltransferase: protein MPGWRPMAAADLPAISAISDAVHGRYSEAVEVYAERLALYPAGCFVLEGDGAAAGYLITHPWRRDTPPKLGAMLERLPADADTCYLHDIALLPATRGTGAGRAAVDLVIGQARASGFGEITLMAVGGADSFWAAQGFAIVDAAPDILASYGPEARLMRRRLD from the coding sequence ATGCCCGGCTGGCGGCCGATGGCCGCAGCGGACCTGCCCGCGATATCGGCGATCTCGGATGCGGTGCACGGCCGCTATTCCGAGGCGGTCGAGGTCTATGCCGAGCGGCTGGCGTTGTATCCTGCGGGATGTTTCGTGCTTGAGGGGGATGGCGCGGCTGCCGGCTATTTGATCACCCATCCCTGGCGTCGCGATACGCCGCCCAAGCTCGGCGCGATGCTGGAGCGGCTCCCGGCAGATGCCGACACCTGTTATCTGCACGACATCGCCCTGCTGCCGGCGACGCGGGGCACGGGCGCGGGGCGCGCCGCGGTGGATCTGGTGATCGGACAGGCCCGGGCGAGCGGATTTGGCGAGATCACGCTGATGGCCGTCGGCGGCGCCGACAGCTTCTGGGCGGCGCAGGGATTCGCGATCGTCGATGCCGCGCCCGACATCCTCGCCAGCTACGGGCCCGAGGCGCGGCTGATGCGGCGGCGGCTGGACTAG
- a CDS encoding DUF1203 domain-containing protein: MFVAEGAEAPARYADAVPEQLRSRLLSVRAFDADDMMIDAEVLEGAGLEAEITRMLADPRAAYLHVHNARRGCFAARVDRG, translated from the coding sequence ATCTTCGTCGCCGAGGGCGCGGAGGCACCGGCGCGTTATGCGGACGCGGTTCCGGAGCAGCTCCGTTCGCGCTTGCTGTCGGTGCGGGCGTTTGATGCGGACGACATGATGATCGATGCCGAGGTGCTGGAGGGTGCCGGGCTGGAGGCCGAGATCACGCGCATGCTGGCCGATCCCCGCGCGGCCTATCTCCATGTCCACAATGCGCGGCGTGGCTGCTTCGCCGCTCGGGTCGATCGCGGCTAG